From Acidothermus cellulolyticus 11B, a single genomic window includes:
- a CDS encoding HAD family hydrolase: MGRSHAAPPEASPSDLAVAGSRGAAPGSADIPLPHAVFFDMDGLLLDTEPLWFAVETELLEELGGSWTADDHALLVGSALAVSSAFIAERAKTPVTPAEVARELVTRMTRTLREKATLHSGARELLAQLDDASIPRALVSSSHQVLVDAALEALGLRFDAVVSGDAVQRNKPDPEPYLRAAELLGVHPRAGVALEDSPVGVAAALAAGCRVVAIPSVAPIEPTDRCVVVPALTRVDVAFLRSLFAEKPQTGPDVTKAESSADF; the protein is encoded by the coding sequence GTGGGTCGTTCGCACGCCGCACCACCGGAGGCGTCGCCGTCAGACCTGGCGGTTGCCGGCAGCCGCGGCGCGGCGCCGGGATCGGCGGATATTCCCTTGCCGCACGCGGTTTTCTTCGACATGGACGGTCTGCTCCTCGACACCGAACCGTTGTGGTTCGCCGTTGAGACCGAGCTGCTCGAAGAACTCGGCGGCTCGTGGACCGCTGACGACCACGCCCTTCTGGTCGGGTCGGCACTCGCCGTCTCGTCAGCGTTCATCGCCGAGCGGGCGAAAACTCCGGTCACCCCGGCGGAAGTCGCCCGGGAATTGGTGACCCGGATGACCCGCACGCTGCGGGAAAAGGCCACACTGCACTCCGGAGCCCGGGAACTTCTCGCCCAGCTCGACGACGCGTCCATTCCCCGTGCCCTGGTGTCGTCCTCCCACCAGGTCTTAGTCGACGCTGCGCTGGAGGCCCTCGGACTCCGGTTTGACGCTGTCGTGAGCGGTGACGCGGTCCAGCGCAACAAGCCGGATCCGGAGCCGTATCTGCGGGCCGCTGAGCTGCTCGGGGTTCATCCCCGTGCCGGAGTCGCGCTCGAAGATTCCCCGGTGGGGGTAGCCGCGGCACTCGCCGCCGGTTGCCGCGTTGTGGCGATCCCCAGTGTTGCGCCGATTGAGCCGACGGATCGGTGCGTCGTCGTCCCCGCCCTCACCCGTGTCGACGTCGCGTTTCTCCGGTCCCTTTTCGCCGAGAAACCGCAGACCGGACCGGACGTTACCAAGGCCGAAAGCTCCGCCGACTTCTAG
- a CDS encoding RES family NAD+ phosphorylase: MSRRAPPDQCPGPLRFITIRRGTRLWRVHAAHRAATTMNSTPRPHASSGGRFDSLDGSCAYLYAGGSVQAAVAETLTRDLPLDGTPRLLPRSALAHRRLSELQVNRALRLVALHGPGLAAVGQDTWLTKCEARDYPLTRRWAAAIRRWAPQAVGFVYRCRHDEDEFAYVFFAPPEVSECPFLSVTGTCVDLDTPVGHLLVRAVLTRYNATLARDR; the protein is encoded by the coding sequence GTGTCACGCCGGGCGCCGCCGGATCAGTGTCCGGGCCCGCTACGGTTCATCACGATTCGGCGCGGCACGCGGCTTTGGCGGGTGCATGCGGCGCACCGGGCAGCGACCACCATGAACTCCACCCCACGTCCGCACGCCTCGAGCGGCGGCCGCTTCGACAGCCTCGACGGAAGCTGCGCGTACCTGTACGCCGGAGGCAGTGTCCAAGCCGCTGTTGCGGAGACGCTCACCCGGGACCTGCCGCTCGACGGCACGCCGCGGCTGCTCCCCCGGTCAGCGCTTGCCCATCGCCGATTGAGCGAGCTCCAGGTGAACCGAGCGCTTCGGTTGGTCGCCCTCCACGGACCAGGGCTCGCGGCTGTCGGCCAGGACACCTGGCTGACGAAATGTGAGGCCCGGGATTACCCGCTGACCCGCCGTTGGGCGGCGGCGATCCGCCGGTGGGCACCGCAGGCCGTGGGTTTCGTCTACCGATGCCGGCACGATGAGGACGAATTCGCCTATGTCTTCTTCGCTCCGCCCGAGGTCAGCGAATGTCCTTTCCTGTCGGTCACCGGAACATGTGTCGACCTTGACACGCCGGTCGGGCACCTGCTCGTCCGTGCCGTGCTGACCCGGTACAACGCGACTCTCGCCCGGGACCGGTGA
- a CDS encoding ABC transporter permease, with amino-acid sequence MFRVSLRTLVAHKVRLVLTALAVVIGVAFLVGTQIFSDTLRATFNDLLGRTSKNLSVVVRAKTDFSANDFASAGTRPLVPESMVAKVAAVPGVAAAVGSVSGLDTLVTVDGRPIVPKTFGPPTLAVSWTPSNFGSLEFVAGHGPTGPGEVAIDKAAADRFHLHVGDPVVVQTQHQPMRMRIVGIVTVGASSNLAGAVLSVFDLATAQQVVGKPGYVNEIDVQARPGISQEELARRIQAALPANLEAVTAKKVTQETTAAISKGLGFFNTFLLVFAGIALFVGLFIIVNTFTMLVAQRTRELALLRAVGASRAQVVGAVLIEAAVVGAVAATIGIGFGVLVALGVHGLLSAVGVGLPANSLVITGKTVVAGYLVGILVTVLAAIAPALRASRISPVAAMRDTVALPERSLRARSIIGAAGIVIGTALIASGAGRSGGQAAALVGVGAMLVLVGAWFASAWAGRPIIHVLSAPLVAVVGVTARLARLNAIRNPRRTAATAGALMIGLALVSALSVLTASTKASIASLVDRNLGADYVLVSDGYGFSPDVAARAAATPGVAAVAETRAGAAIIKGRTAPIAGVSPNIGSMIAIQMTSGSLDALQAGELLVSQTQAGRIGVTVGDRVPIEYGDGFKGSIRVGGIYENNNLLANGGVGYLITMSLFAQHYDVQRDVIAYVEAKPGQQDAVAAALTKQLRLYPQIHVQSQAEYKKSILTQVNQIVGLIIGLLGVALVVAILGIVNTLALSVYERVREIGLLRAVGMTRRHIRTMVEQEALIIGVFGALLGVVLGTLFGLALVATSGNQIDHVVVPVGQLISYLIVAGILGLLAAVWPAWQAGRRSILAAIATE; translated from the coding sequence ATGTTCCGGGTGAGTCTGCGGACCCTCGTCGCGCACAAGGTGCGGTTGGTGTTGACGGCGCTTGCGGTTGTCATTGGCGTGGCTTTTCTGGTCGGCACGCAAATTTTCAGCGACACCCTTCGCGCGACGTTCAATGACTTGCTGGGCCGGACGAGCAAGAATCTTAGCGTTGTCGTGCGGGCCAAGACGGACTTCTCGGCGAACGATTTCGCGAGCGCCGGAACCCGGCCGCTGGTGCCCGAGTCGATGGTCGCGAAGGTGGCCGCCGTGCCTGGAGTCGCCGCCGCGGTCGGCTCCGTCTCCGGGCTGGACACGCTGGTCACGGTGGACGGCCGTCCGATCGTGCCCAAGACCTTTGGGCCGCCCACGTTGGCCGTTTCGTGGACGCCGTCGAATTTCGGCAGTCTGGAATTCGTCGCCGGTCACGGGCCGACGGGACCGGGCGAGGTGGCGATCGACAAGGCCGCGGCGGACCGTTTCCATCTGCACGTCGGTGATCCGGTGGTGGTGCAGACGCAGCATCAGCCGATGCGCATGCGGATCGTCGGTATCGTTACGGTTGGAGCGAGCAGCAACTTGGCCGGTGCGGTGCTCAGCGTATTCGATCTGGCCACAGCCCAGCAGGTCGTCGGCAAGCCGGGGTACGTCAACGAGATCGACGTCCAGGCCCGACCGGGAATCAGCCAGGAAGAATTGGCCAGGCGGATTCAGGCTGCGCTGCCGGCGAATCTCGAAGCCGTGACGGCGAAGAAGGTGACGCAGGAAACAACGGCCGCCATCAGTAAGGGACTCGGTTTCTTCAACACATTCTTGTTGGTCTTCGCGGGCATTGCGTTGTTCGTCGGACTGTTCATCATCGTCAACACGTTCACCATGCTCGTCGCGCAACGCACGCGGGAGCTGGCGCTGCTCCGGGCGGTCGGCGCGAGCCGGGCGCAGGTTGTCGGCGCGGTGCTCATCGAAGCGGCAGTCGTCGGCGCGGTCGCCGCGACGATCGGCATCGGCTTCGGCGTGCTCGTCGCGCTTGGTGTTCACGGTCTGCTGTCGGCGGTCGGCGTCGGACTGCCGGCCAATTCCCTAGTGATAACAGGCAAGACCGTTGTCGCGGGATATCTGGTCGGCATCTTGGTCACCGTGCTCGCTGCGATCGCCCCGGCACTGCGGGCATCCCGGATTTCGCCGGTCGCTGCGATGCGGGACACGGTCGCGCTACCCGAGCGGTCGTTGCGGGCCCGCAGCATCATCGGGGCCGCCGGTATCGTCATCGGAACGGCACTCATCGCGTCCGGGGCCGGTCGCAGCGGTGGTCAAGCTGCTGCACTGGTCGGCGTCGGTGCGATGCTGGTTCTCGTCGGTGCGTGGTTTGCCAGCGCGTGGGCTGGGCGGCCGATCATCCATGTCCTCAGCGCGCCGCTGGTGGCGGTCGTTGGTGTCACCGCGCGCCTTGCACGACTGAACGCCATTCGCAATCCGCGCCGGACGGCGGCCACCGCCGGGGCGCTCATGATTGGGCTAGCTCTTGTCTCGGCGCTCTCGGTGCTCACCGCATCGACAAAGGCGTCCATCGCGTCGCTGGTGGATCGCAATTTGGGTGCCGACTATGTGCTGGTCAGTGACGGCTACGGTTTCTCCCCTGATGTCGCCGCGCGCGCTGCGGCAACACCCGGTGTCGCCGCGGTGGCGGAGACCCGGGCCGGGGCGGCCATCATCAAGGGCAGGACGGCACCGATCGCGGGGGTCTCGCCGAATATCGGCTCGATGATCGCCATTCAGATGACGAGCGGATCGCTGGACGCGTTGCAGGCCGGTGAGCTGCTGGTGTCCCAGACCCAGGCCGGCCGTATCGGCGTCACAGTAGGCGACCGGGTGCCCATTGAGTACGGCGATGGTTTCAAGGGATCGATCCGCGTCGGCGGTATTTACGAGAACAACAATCTGCTCGCCAACGGAGGCGTCGGGTATCTCATCACCATGAGCCTCTTCGCGCAGCACTACGACGTTCAGCGCGACGTCATCGCGTACGTGGAGGCGAAACCCGGCCAGCAGGACGCGGTGGCGGCGGCGCTCACCAAGCAGCTGCGACTCTATCCGCAGATTCACGTGCAGAGCCAAGCCGAGTACAAGAAATCGATTCTCACGCAAGTCAATCAGATCGTCGGGCTCATCATCGGCCTGCTCGGCGTGGCACTCGTGGTGGCGATTCTCGGCATCGTCAATACGTTGGCGCTCTCGGTCTATGAACGGGTCCGGGAAATCGGATTGTTACGCGCGGTCGGCATGACCCGTCGTCACATTCGGACGATGGTCGAGCAGGAAGCTCTCATTATCGGTGTCTTCGGCGCGCTGCTGGGCGTCGTGCTGGGAACGCTCTTCGGTCTCGCCCTGGTCGCAACCAGCGGAAATCAGATTGACCACGTAGTCGTTCCGGTGGGTCAGCTCATCAGCTACCTCATCGTCGCTGGGATACTCGGCCTGCTGGCGGCGGTCTGGCCGGCATGGCAGGCCGGACGGCGATCGATCCTCGCCGCGATTGCCACCGAATAG
- a CDS encoding ABC transporter ATP-binding protein, translating into MDDTAQGAVRAVAARNLTKVYGAGDTAVRALNDVTLEFFRGQFSAIMGPSGSGKSTLMHCLAGLDSVTSGHVYIGDLDITTLDDRALTRLRRESIGFVFQSFNLVPTLTALENITLPLDIARRKPDQAWLDSLIDAIGLRDRLRHKPTELSGGQQQRVACARALAAKPAVVFADEPTGNLDSRSATEVLGLLRWFVKELGQTIVMVTHDPAAASYADRVVFLRDGQVVGELPAPTQQAILDQLAVLETPVVSR; encoded by the coding sequence GTGGACGACACGGCACAGGGTGCTGTTCGTGCGGTTGCCGCTCGAAATCTGACAAAGGTGTACGGCGCCGGTGACACCGCGGTCCGGGCGCTCAACGACGTCACGCTCGAATTCTTCCGCGGGCAGTTCAGCGCGATCATGGGCCCGTCGGGTTCCGGAAAATCGACATTGATGCATTGCCTGGCCGGCTTAGATTCGGTTACGTCCGGTCACGTCTATATCGGAGATCTCGACATCACGACCCTTGATGACCGGGCCCTAACCCGGTTGCGCCGTGAATCGATCGGATTTGTTTTCCAGTCGTTCAATTTGGTGCCGACCCTGACGGCCCTGGAGAACATTACGCTGCCGCTGGACATCGCGCGGCGCAAACCCGACCAGGCCTGGCTCGACAGCCTGATTGACGCGATTGGGTTGCGGGATCGGTTGCGGCACAAGCCGACGGAACTCTCCGGCGGCCAGCAGCAGCGCGTCGCCTGCGCCCGTGCGTTGGCGGCCAAACCAGCCGTGGTTTTCGCGGACGAGCCGACCGGTAATCTCGATTCCCGGTCCGCGACCGAGGTGCTCGGGCTGCTCCGCTGGTTCGTCAAAGAACTCGGCCAGACCATCGTCATGGTCACCCACGACCCGGCAGCGGCCAGCTATGCCGACCGCGTCGTGTTCCTGCGCGACGGTCAGGTGGTCGGCGAATTGCCCGCACCCACGCAGCAGGCCATTCTCGACCAACTGGCGGTCCTCGAGACGCCGGTGGTGAGCCGCTGA
- a CDS encoding RecB family exonuclease, which yields MVQLPDLMEVSAARPASASRSRPSAVPGAPVALSPSRAADFMTCPLLYRLRCIDRLPEPPDPVSVRGTLVHAVLDQLFDLPPAERVLEKALALVSRSWQELCAARPELADLFADPEMPPSSCDDWLASAADLLRRYFTIENPTRIQPTERELLVETQLADGIRLRGFVDRLDVAPTGEVRIVDYKTGVAPPESFEEKALFQLKFYALAWWRVNGVVPALLQLIYLGDGQVLRYAPEEADLLAVERKIRALWAAIDRALRTRHFPPRRSRGCEWCAFRAVCPEFGGTPPEWPDSVVV from the coding sequence ATGGTCCAGTTGCCCGATCTGATGGAGGTTTCTGCGGCTCGGCCGGCAAGTGCCTCGCGGTCGCGGCCTTCTGCGGTGCCCGGCGCACCGGTGGCTCTCTCGCCGTCCCGGGCGGCTGATTTCATGACCTGCCCGCTGCTGTACCGGCTGCGCTGCATCGACCGGCTGCCCGAGCCGCCCGATCCGGTCAGTGTGCGGGGCACACTGGTCCACGCGGTTCTCGATCAACTCTTCGATCTCCCGCCGGCCGAGCGGGTGCTCGAGAAGGCGTTGGCGCTGGTGTCGCGGTCGTGGCAGGAGCTGTGCGCGGCGCGGCCGGAGCTTGCCGACCTCTTCGCCGACCCTGAGATGCCTCCGTCGTCCTGTGACGACTGGCTGGCCAGCGCGGCGGATTTGCTCCGGCGGTATTTCACCATTGAAAATCCGACGCGAATCCAGCCGACCGAGCGGGAACTCCTCGTGGAGACGCAGCTGGCGGATGGTATTCGGCTCCGTGGTTTCGTCGACCGTCTCGATGTCGCACCGACCGGGGAGGTGCGGATCGTCGATTACAAGACCGGTGTCGCGCCGCCGGAATCGTTTGAAGAGAAGGCGCTGTTTCAGTTGAAGTTCTACGCGCTGGCGTGGTGGCGGGTGAACGGTGTCGTTCCCGCTCTGTTGCAGCTCATTTACCTGGGTGACGGCCAGGTGCTGCGGTATGCCCCGGAAGAGGCGGATCTGCTGGCCGTCGAACGAAAGATTCGAGCCCTCTGGGCGGCAATTGACCGTGCGCTGCGCACTCGGCATTTTCCGCCTCGCCGCAGCCGTGGCTGTGAATGGTGTGCCTTCCGTGCGGTGTGCCCGGAATTCGGCGGCACCCCGCCGGAGTGGCCCGACTCGGTGGTTGTCTGA